In one Zobellia galactanivorans genomic region, the following are encoded:
- a CDS encoding alkaline phosphatase, translating into MNRRKFFRNGSLATLGTALLHPISGAANTIKYDSKNKKAKNIIVIVSDGMSTGTLNMTDLYLSRKTGKCSNWLQLYKDNKVSRSLMDMASASSIVTDSAAASSSWGGGVRIANGSLNVSQNGEEHLPIWQKFKQAGKKAGCVTTVPITHATPAGFCINSKSRNAQEQIAEKYLEYKFDVMMGGGNNYFAPEKRKDKKDMYEAFASNGYEVVKTRNDMFSASIDKPILGVFHDNGLPYTIDRQNSKELLQKVPTLGEMTQKAIEAMKDHPKGFVLQVEAGKVDWAAHGNDIAGLIYDQTAHDEAIQIAMHFAEQDGETLIIITTDHGNANPGVIYGTEANDNFDTIQKYKHTNEWILNGIGKETSISQVKERVNYANNFAITNEECEQLLSYYANLKTEDGLYNPKHLPFKILAKIQEQHNSVGWISMQHSADYVELALYGPGNHLLKPFIKNTDLHYLMLEAAEIENKF; encoded by the coding sequence ATGAACAGAAGAAAATTTTTCAGAAACGGATCACTGGCCACTTTAGGAACAGCTTTACTACACCCAATTAGTGGTGCGGCCAATACTATTAAATATGATAGTAAAAATAAAAAAGCTAAGAATATTATTGTAATCGTAAGTGATGGAATGAGCACTGGCACCTTAAATATGACTGACCTGTATCTATCCAGAAAGACAGGTAAATGCTCAAACTGGTTACAGCTTTACAAAGACAATAAAGTAAGTAGATCCCTTATGGATATGGCTTCCGCCAGTTCTATCGTTACAGACTCAGCAGCCGCTAGCTCTTCTTGGGGAGGTGGTGTTCGCATTGCCAACGGTTCGTTGAATGTAAGTCAAAATGGAGAAGAACATTTACCCATTTGGCAAAAATTTAAACAAGCAGGTAAGAAAGCAGGTTGTGTTACTACTGTGCCCATCACCCATGCTACTCCTGCAGGTTTTTGTATAAATTCTAAATCTAGAAATGCCCAGGAACAGATAGCGGAAAAGTATTTAGAGTATAAATTTGATGTAATGATGGGTGGCGGAAACAATTATTTTGCTCCCGAGAAGAGAAAAGATAAAAAAGACATGTATGAGGCTTTTGCATCAAACGGATATGAAGTAGTCAAAACAAGAAACGACATGTTTTCCGCTTCAATTGACAAGCCTATATTAGGGGTTTTTCATGATAACGGACTTCCATATACTATAGACAGACAAAATAGTAAAGAGCTACTTCAAAAAGTGCCTACGCTTGGCGAAATGACCCAAAAAGCTATTGAGGCAATGAAGGACCACCCTAAAGGCTTTGTACTACAGGTAGAAGCAGGAAAAGTAGACTGGGCTGCTCATGGTAATGATATTGCCGGACTTATTTATGACCAGACCGCTCATGATGAGGCCATTCAAATAGCAATGCATTTTGCGGAACAAGATGGAGAAACATTAATTATTATTACCACCGACCACGGTAATGCCAACCCTGGAGTTATCTATGGAACTGAAGCGAATGATAATTTTGATACCATTCAAAAATACAAACATACTAATGAATGGATTTTAAACGGAATAGGTAAAGAGACTTCCATATCCCAAGTAAAAGAAAGGGTTAACTATGCTAATAATTTTGCAATTACCAATGAAGAATGCGAACAGCTATTGAGCTATTATGCCAACCTAAAAACAGAAGATGGGCTTTACAACCCCAAACATCTTCCTTTTAAGATTTTGGCTAAAATACAAGAACAGCATAATTCTGTGGGTTGGATAAGTATGCAGCATTCTGCTGATTATGTAGAACTGGCTTTGTACGGTCCCGGAAACCATCTATTAAAACCTTTTATAAAGAACACAGACCTTCATTACCTAATGCTGGAAGCGGCAGAAATTGAAAATAAATTCTAA
- a CDS encoding ABC transporter permease, with product MNNWIISLKNISHKPLYAFLSVFSLSISIGLLLGIQQLDTSIQNQFENGIGNVEMVVGAKGSPLQLVLSSVLHIDNPTGNIPYYEVEKMAKNPLVKDAVPISYGDNYKSYRIVGSTLGFAKMYGAELFEGREVKNSMETVLGHEVAQQLGLKLGDTFVSSHGLTENSIEQHDESFIVVGIYKPTYKVIDRLIITELASIWHVHHHSEEHDKNEEVHKEHDHDEEHDLHEADEREVTSMLVTFRNPMGYMTMPRNINANTDMQAAMPKYELERLFRYTAIGVKAISWIAYIILLISSISIFIGLYKMVRERSFDLALMRTYGASNFQLFRIVGFEGILMILASLFFGFLLSQIGLHFMVNVFKSQFQQDIILTFSTNQILQTLLIVIAISVVSIVLAILPLLKMNISKILSDEK from the coding sequence ATGAATAATTGGATAATAAGTCTCAAAAACATCAGTCATAAGCCGCTCTATGCCTTCCTTAGTGTATTCTCTCTATCCATTAGTATTGGTTTATTGCTAGGTATACAACAGTTGGACACTTCCATACAAAACCAGTTTGAAAACGGTATTGGCAATGTAGAAATGGTAGTAGGTGCCAAGGGCAGTCCTTTACAATTGGTACTTTCCTCGGTTCTACACATAGATAACCCAACGGGTAATATTCCATATTATGAAGTTGAAAAAATGGCTAAGAATCCATTAGTGAAGGACGCAGTGCCTATATCGTATGGAGATAATTATAAGAGCTACCGTATTGTTGGGTCTACCTTAGGTTTTGCAAAAATGTATGGTGCTGAACTTTTTGAAGGAAGAGAAGTCAAAAATTCTATGGAGACTGTTTTAGGCCATGAAGTAGCACAACAATTAGGCTTAAAACTGGGCGATACGTTTGTAAGTTCTCACGGCTTAACAGAGAATTCAATTGAACAACACGATGAATCCTTTATAGTTGTTGGTATTTATAAGCCTACGTACAAAGTTATTGACAGACTCATCATAACTGAACTAGCAAGTATTTGGCATGTACACCATCATAGCGAAGAACATGATAAAAATGAAGAAGTTCATAAGGAACATGACCACGATGAAGAACATGATTTACATGAAGCAGATGAAAGGGAAGTAACTTCTATGCTTGTTACCTTCAGAAACCCTATGGGTTATATGACCATGCCAAGAAACATCAATGCAAATACGGATATGCAAGCGGCCATGCCCAAATATGAGTTGGAGAGACTATTCCGTTATACGGCAATTGGGGTTAAAGCAATTTCTTGGATTGCTTATATAATTCTACTCATTTCGTCAATATCTATTTTTATTGGCCTTTACAAAATGGTCAGAGAGCGTTCTTTTGACCTTGCCTTAATGCGCACCTACGGTGCCAGTAATTTTCAATTGTTCCGTATTGTAGGCTTTGAAGGCATATTAATGATACTGGCTTCCTTATTTTTTGGTTTTCTGCTTTCTCAGATTGGGTTACATTTTATGGTCAATGTATTTAAATCCCAATTTCAACAAGATATAATTTTGACATTTTCTACTAACCAAATCCTACAGACCTTACTAATAGTAATAGCTATATCTGTGGTTTCAATTGTGTTGGCCATTCTCCCTTTATTAAAAATGAATATCTCAAAAATTTTAAGTGATGAAAAATAA
- a CDS encoding GTP-binding protein gives MEAIITVVGFLGAGKTTLLKHLVENFSNNGWYSFVILNDYENANMDAQQFAKLIELNSIKPLSGSCICCSGIVDLRNTVNRIPERKNGITLIEANGTSDACSLMEFLGVGLNDRFLPPIQISVVDIKNWQKRGEHNELEANQIQVSSLLVLTHLKNVSENRKAQVINELKKLNPLAKVVSMDSLDVLLLPELLPSKNTAQKFDHQKAHWASCSVDLPDLPNAMCIHSICSALPKSILRVKGCTKIGDATDFTYFERIPNGEVHIRPFNGIPITGSKLLSIGPGSKPSLLEKVIKESIVRNA, from the coding sequence ATGGAAGCTATTATTACCGTTGTTGGTTTTTTAGGAGCAGGTAAAACTACATTACTAAAACATTTGGTAGAAAATTTTTCTAACAACGGCTGGTATTCATTTGTTATTCTAAACGATTATGAAAATGCAAATATGGATGCTCAGCAATTTGCTAAACTAATTGAATTAAATAGTATTAAGCCTTTAAGCGGTAGTTGTATTTGTTGTAGCGGTATCGTTGATCTTAGAAATACGGTAAATAGAATTCCTGAAAGAAAAAACGGAATTACATTAATTGAAGCTAACGGAACATCTGATGCGTGTTCTTTAATGGAGTTTTTGGGTGTTGGATTAAATGATAGATTTTTACCTCCTATTCAAATTTCAGTTGTAGATATTAAAAACTGGCAAAAGCGAGGCGAACATAATGAGCTTGAAGCGAATCAAATTCAGGTTTCTTCATTATTGGTTTTAACACATCTTAAAAACGTAAGTGAAAACCGAAAAGCTCAAGTAATTAATGAATTAAAAAAATTGAACCCTCTTGCAAAAGTAGTTAGTATGGACAGTCTGGACGTTTTATTGCTTCCAGAATTATTACCATCTAAAAACACAGCACAAAAGTTTGACCACCAAAAAGCGCATTGGGCTTCGTGCTCCGTTGATTTGCCAGATTTACCCAACGCAATGTGCATCCATTCTATTTGTTCAGCATTGCCTAAAAGTATTCTTAGAGTAAAAGGTTGCACTAAAATTGGTGACGCAACCGATTTTACTTATTTTGAACGGATTCCAAATGGAGAAGTACATATAAGACCTTTTAATGGAATTCCTATAACGGGTTCAAAACTACTCAGTATTGGTCCAGGTAGTAAACCTTCTCTACTTGAAAAAGTAATTAAAGAAAGTATTGTTAGAAATGCCTAA
- the folE gene encoding GTP cyclohydrolase I FolE, whose translation MKDKEQIEIVGDNHFSANIETPLRADAFEKSDIEKIKNIQHHFKMIMQEMGLDLTDDSLSGTPFRFAKMYVKELFYGLNPVNKPKLSTFENKYGYKKMLVEHNITIDSTCEHHFLPIVGHAHIGYVPTKKVIGLSKINRLVDYYSHRPQVQERLALQILNDLQNVLETKDVIVVINAKHLCVSSRGIKDKNSFTTTLEYGGCFLSKSTRKEFLNIINQQAL comes from the coding sequence ATGAAGGATAAAGAACAAATTGAAATAGTAGGAGACAATCACTTTTCTGCAAATATAGAAACCCCTTTACGAGCTGATGCCTTTGAGAAATCAGACATTGAAAAAATCAAAAATATACAACATCATTTTAAAATGATAATGCAGGAAATGGGTCTTGATTTAACTGACGATAGTTTATCTGGAACTCCATTTCGTTTTGCTAAAATGTATGTAAAAGAGCTGTTTTATGGACTGAATCCAGTTAACAAACCAAAACTTTCTACATTTGAAAATAAGTATGGTTACAAGAAAATGCTTGTAGAACATAATATAACCATTGACTCAACTTGTGAACATCATTTTTTACCTATTGTTGGACATGCCCATATAGGATATGTTCCAACGAAAAAAGTAATTGGACTGTCTAAAATTAATCGTTTAGTAGATTATTATTCACATCGCCCGCAGGTTCAAGAAAGGCTTGCTCTTCAAATTTTAAATGATTTACAAAACGTATTAGAAACAAAGGATGTGATTGTAGTTATAAACGCAAAACATCTTTGTGTTTCTTCAAGAGGAATAAAAGATAAAAATAGTTTTACAACTACTTTAGAATATGGAGGCTGTTTTTTAAGTAAATCAACCCGAAAAGAATTTTTAAATATCATAAATCAACAAGCACTTTAA
- a CDS encoding ABC transporter permease/M1 family aminopeptidase, with amino-acid sequence MLKEIFLFEIKYRLGRPATWAYFGILIIFGLFVAIGGNGPASEKVFVNSPVAIATVLSTISVFGIMLSSAIMGVPVYRDIEHKTENYYFSFPVSEKGYLLGRFLGSMSVLFFVSLGLHLGLIIGFFIGPYAGYEEAERFTDFNLWHYVQPTLILYWTNFFFAGCIFFALVSLTKKVMLAYAGGAILFIVYLVTITLTQDIENKDLVSLIDPFGLGTYENTIQYWTPEEQNTQTVPFNGMLLWNRIIWVGVGLMTLFYTLFRFDFQRFLNKNYTSKKKNDNLDTPKASAALTKIPRVAKVFSGALNFKLLFRLAGIEFKNIIRDNFFRAILIAAVLFLFFDAWFGFPTYGTPSLPLTYYMLEVKDFTYIILIFILIVFMTGEVLHRERNVNYDQIFGSLPIPNRIVYGSKFLALVMVSFILVNMVLVSGMLNQVIKGYFNFEFDKYFTDLYLIEFPKYITFVMLAFFVHSLVTKKFMGHVIAIAIWALLFGLNSLAEVDNNLYLYSYAPRYIVSDMNGFGHFGEALLWFRMYWLACGGVLTVIGYLFWKRGTDSGIKARWQLVKERLNLRTMGMGLALLAVFIGSGAFINYNTKTLNKYRTVKAGTIKSADYEKNLSKYDKIAQPKVIDVTVDADLVPEERSATIKARYVMVNKTEEVIDSLHLNWGTEGLLKKEVKSFTIDGKVPKLGKRYDDYGYEIYAFDTPLQPKDTLTLALEVAASYQGFPNEGYGSDIVYNGTFLNNDYFPSFGYSPEEELTSDQDRKKYGLPIKDYQYPEQTDAWGTSNLLFTDDADYVTFEGTVSTAPDQIAIMPGQLQKEWKENGRNYYRYKMTGELDFFYNISSAAYKVHREVWTGKGGEKVTIEIFHHPTHTYNIDRFVKSVKHSLDYFSENFGAYQYKQLRILEFPRYQFFAQSFPNTVPFSESFAWVGDFNDPNDVDYLYFVTSHEVAHQWWGHQISPSATRGANQISESMAEYAALMVMKEAYGDDAMQKFLKDELDTYLRGRANESKFEKTLLDNDSQAYVWYQKGGLILYGLQDLIGEANLNKGFKAYTEAARFRAEAPFTTTIEWYGYMKSVTPDSLKYYLEDSFEKITLYSNKVTDANYKKLADDKYEVTITVESAKNYFDGNGKLLSEGNKANLLDLAVFDNDIENDQGMTVKSPLVVAQTWVKPGKSTHTFITDKEPLKAGIDPYNKMIDRVPDDNIMTIDEILD; translated from the coding sequence ATGCTTAAAGAAATTTTTCTATTCGAAATCAAATATAGATTAGGTCGCCCGGCAACTTGGGCCTATTTTGGAATCCTGATAATTTTCGGACTTTTTGTGGCTATCGGGGGTAATGGCCCTGCATCGGAAAAGGTTTTTGTAAACTCGCCAGTGGCCATTGCAACCGTGCTGTCCACTATTAGTGTTTTTGGTATTATGCTTTCAAGTGCGATTATGGGAGTCCCCGTTTATAGGGATATTGAGCACAAAACGGAAAATTATTATTTCTCTTTTCCCGTAAGCGAAAAGGGGTACTTGCTAGGTCGTTTTTTAGGCTCTATGTCCGTACTTTTTTTCGTCAGTCTCGGGCTGCACCTAGGCTTGATCATCGGTTTTTTTATCGGCCCGTATGCGGGCTATGAGGAAGCGGAGCGATTTACCGATTTTAATCTGTGGCATTATGTGCAACCTACCTTGATCTTGTACTGGACGAACTTTTTCTTCGCAGGCTGTATTTTTTTCGCCTTGGTGAGTCTAACCAAAAAGGTAATGTTAGCCTATGCGGGTGGCGCTATTCTTTTTATTGTCTACCTCGTTACCATAACACTTACGCAAGACATAGAAAACAAGGATCTGGTAAGTTTAATAGATCCATTTGGCCTTGGGACTTACGAAAATACCATTCAATATTGGACGCCTGAAGAACAAAATACCCAGACGGTTCCTTTTAATGGCATGTTGTTATGGAATCGCATTATTTGGGTCGGGGTAGGATTAATGACCCTTTTCTACACCTTGTTTAGATTCGACTTTCAGCGATTCTTGAACAAGAATTATACCTCCAAAAAGAAAAACGACAATTTAGATACGCCCAAAGCCTCAGCTGCATTAACGAAAATACCTCGTGTGGCAAAGGTGTTTTCCGGAGCATTGAACTTCAAATTGTTGTTTCGGTTGGCGGGAATCGAGTTTAAAAATATCATTAGGGATAATTTTTTCAGGGCCATACTTATTGCCGCGGTTTTATTCTTGTTTTTTGATGCTTGGTTTGGCTTCCCTACCTACGGAACACCCTCTTTGCCGCTTACTTATTATATGTTGGAAGTCAAGGACTTCACCTATATCATTCTCATATTCATCCTTATCGTGTTTATGACCGGCGAAGTGTTACATCGGGAACGCAATGTCAACTACGATCAAATTTTCGGCTCATTACCTATACCCAATCGCATTGTTTATGGTTCAAAATTCTTGGCATTGGTGATGGTGAGTTTTATTCTTGTAAATATGGTTTTGGTCAGTGGAATGCTCAACCAGGTTATAAAGGGCTACTTCAATTTTGAATTTGACAAGTACTTCACCGACTTGTATTTAATAGAATTTCCAAAGTACATCACATTTGTTATGCTGGCCTTTTTTGTGCATTCATTGGTCACAAAAAAGTTTATGGGCCATGTCATTGCCATTGCCATATGGGCCTTGCTTTTTGGTTTAAATAGTTTGGCCGAGGTTGATAATAATCTATACCTCTATAGTTACGCCCCACGTTATATCGTCTCCGATATGAACGGTTTTGGGCATTTTGGAGAAGCCTTGTTATGGTTTAGGATGTATTGGTTGGCCTGTGGGGGCGTTTTAACGGTCATTGGTTACCTCTTTTGGAAACGCGGCACGGATTCAGGCATAAAAGCAAGGTGGCAATTGGTAAAGGAACGACTAAACCTAAGGACTATGGGTATGGGCCTGGCCCTGTTGGCCGTATTTATTGGTTCGGGCGCATTTATAAATTACAATACCAAAACGCTCAATAAGTACAGAACGGTTAAGGCAGGTACCATCAAATCAGCCGATTATGAAAAAAACCTAAGTAAATATGACAAAATAGCGCAACCCAAAGTTATCGATGTTACGGTTGATGCGGATTTAGTGCCCGAAGAACGTTCTGCCACCATCAAAGCCAGGTATGTAATGGTAAATAAAACGGAGGAAGTAATTGACTCCCTCCACTTAAACTGGGGGACGGAAGGCCTGCTTAAGAAAGAAGTGAAGTCATTTACCATAGACGGCAAGGTCCCCAAACTGGGAAAGCGTTATGACGATTACGGCTATGAAATCTATGCCTTTGACACCCCCTTGCAACCTAAGGACACCCTTACATTGGCATTAGAGGTAGCGGCCTCTTACCAAGGTTTTCCCAATGAAGGTTACGGTTCGGATATTGTCTATAATGGTACATTTTTAAATAATGACTATTTTCCATCTTTCGGGTACAGTCCGGAAGAGGAATTAACCAGTGACCAAGATCGTAAAAAGTATGGTTTGCCCATAAAAGACTATCAGTATCCGGAACAAACGGATGCATGGGGAACAAGCAATTTGCTCTTTACCGATGATGCGGATTATGTAACTTTTGAAGGCACTGTGAGTACCGCTCCCGATCAAATTGCCATAATGCCCGGCCAGTTACAAAAAGAATGGAAAGAAAACGGTCGTAACTATTACCGGTATAAAATGACGGGAGAACTGGATTTTTTCTATAATATTTCCTCTGCAGCGTATAAGGTACATCGCGAAGTTTGGACAGGTAAAGGCGGAGAAAAAGTGACTATTGAAATATTCCACCATCCAACGCATACCTACAATATTGATCGCTTCGTAAAGAGCGTAAAACACTCCTTGGATTATTTTTCAGAAAATTTTGGAGCTTATCAATATAAACAACTTCGTATCCTGGAGTTTCCCCGGTATCAATTTTTTGCCCAATCGTTTCCCAATACCGTTCCTTTTTCAGAGAGTTTCGCCTGGGTGGGCGATTTTAATGATCCCAATGATGTCGATTACCTCTATTTCGTCACCTCCCATGAGGTGGCACACCAATGGTGGGGGCATCAAATTTCTCCATCGGCGACGCGAGGTGCAAATCAAATTTCAGAATCCATGGCGGAATATGCGGCACTTATGGTAATGAAGGAAGCATATGGTGATGATGCCATGCAAAAATTTCTTAAAGATGAATTGGATACCTATTTAAGAGGCAGGGCCAATGAAAGTAAATTTGAAAAAACGCTTTTGGACAATGACAGTCAAGCCTATGTCTGGTATCAAAAAGGAGGATTGATACTGTACGGACTTCAAGATTTAATAGGTGAGGCCAACTTAAACAAAGGGTTCAAAGCCTATACCGAAGCAGCGCGTTTTAGGGCTGAAGCCCCGTTTACAACAACCATAGAATGGTATGGGTATATGAAATCGGTGACTCCGGATTCGCTCAAATATTATTTGGAGGACAGTTTTGAAAAGATAACATTGTATTCCAATAAGGTTACTGATGCTAACTATAAAAAACTAGCTGATGATAAGTATGAAGTGACTATAACTGTAGAAAGTGCTAAGAATTATTTTGATGGAAATGGTAAATTACTATCAGAAGGCAACAAAGCTAATTTACTCGATTTAGCAGTGTTTGACAATGATATTGAAAACGATCAGGGCATGACCGTTAAATCGCCTTTGGTAGTAGCACAGACATGGGTGAAACCCGGAAAATCAACGCATACCTTTATAACCGATAAGGAACCCCTTAAAGCGGGGATCGATCCTTATAACAAAATGATCGACCGTGTTCCTGATGACAATATCATGACGATAGATGAAATTTTGGACTAG
- a CDS encoding MerC domain-containing protein — MILIKQKSDILGTLASTLCLVHCIATPFLFIAQASSLSCCSTPPTWWKLMDTIFLIISFFAIYWTTQTTTIRWIKPMLWLSWFILLLVIVNEKLELFSLAETIIYVPAFALVILHLYNKKYCNCNTSKCCVNEG, encoded by the coding sequence ATGATACTTATAAAACAGAAATCAGATATCTTAGGAACTCTAGCCAGTACCTTGTGTCTTGTTCATTGCATTGCCACTCCATTTTTATTTATTGCTCAAGCCAGTTCATTATCTTGTTGCAGTACACCACCTACATGGTGGAAATTAATGGATACTATTTTCTTAATTATATCCTTTTTTGCAATCTACTGGACTACACAAACAACAACAATTAGGTGGATTAAACCCATGTTGTGGTTAAGTTGGTTCATCTTATTACTGGTGATAGTTAATGAAAAATTAGAATTATTTTCCTTAGCAGAAACTATTATTTATGTTCCTGCATTTGCTTTAGTGATTCTACACCTTTATAATAAAAAATACTGTAATTGTAATACTAGTAAATGTTGTGTAAATGAAGGATAA
- a CDS encoding Fur family transcriptional regulator, whose translation MGIIRKTKSVEVLLNEFNDNASGAISAIALVDRLDSKFNKTTIYRVLDKLEEDGILHSFLGKNGLKWYAKCNGCSAAKHSDIHPHFQCLECGKVDCLQALHITIPKIPNRKIEVSQLLIQGKCEECFV comes from the coding sequence ATGGGTATCATTAGAAAAACGAAATCGGTTGAAGTTTTACTTAATGAATTTAATGATAATGCTTCAGGAGCAATTTCTGCTATTGCTTTAGTAGATCGGTTAGATTCAAAATTTAATAAAACTACTATTTATCGTGTTTTAGATAAATTAGAGGAAGATGGCATTTTACACTCATTTTTAGGTAAGAATGGCTTAAAATGGTATGCAAAATGTAATGGTTGTTCGGCAGCTAAGCATAGTGATATTCATCCTCATTTTCAATGTCTAGAATGTGGAAAGGTAGATTGTTTACAAGCACTTCATATTACTATTCCCAAAATCCCCAACAGGAAAATAGAGGTTTCTCAATTATTAATACAGGGGAAATGCGAAGAATGTTTTGTATAA
- a CDS encoding NAD(P)/FAD-dependent oxidoreductase, with translation MSTHHQILIIGGGTAGIMVAAQLIEQKKAKDVAIIEPSDTHYYQPAWTLVGAGTYDYDKTARPMSSVMPKKATWIKDRATGFDPENNTVHTAKQGDFTYDYLVVAPGLAYDFSLVPGLGDAIDKGVVCSNYTDPKHTWEVIKNFKGGTALFTQPTTPIKCGGAPQKIMYLAESYFRKSGVRPKTDVLFATSGTVIFGVKQVAKTLMKVVDRKDINLRFYHKLVAVDGEKQIAWYEMGKDITAGGCVVMSGEDDSECLDESFQYNYKDVEVSQDGDRYGIHYDMLHTAPPSVAPQFVRESPLVNEAGWVDVDPKTMQHKKYPNIFSLGDVSSLPTAKTGAAIRKQAPIVVDNIDTLIKTKHKGNKSYNGYSSCPLVTDYGKMVLAEFDYNNNFTPDPKLKNLLIKDSSKEHWRLWMLKKYGLPYLYWNKMMKGKDV, from the coding sequence ATGAGCACACATCATCAAATTCTTATCATTGGTGGCGGTACCGCCGGAATTATGGTAGCCGCACAGTTAATAGAACAAAAAAAGGCCAAGGATGTCGCCATTATCGAACCGTCGGACACCCACTATTATCAGCCCGCTTGGACTTTGGTAGGTGCCGGGACCTATGACTATGACAAAACGGCCCGGCCCATGTCGTCCGTCATGCCGAAAAAGGCCACTTGGATCAAGGACAGGGCAACGGGTTTCGACCCCGAAAACAATACGGTACATACAGCGAAGCAAGGTGATTTTACCTATGATTATCTGGTGGTGGCCCCGGGACTGGCCTATGATTTCAGTCTCGTCCCCGGTTTGGGGGATGCCATCGACAAAGGGGTGGTCTGTAGCAATTACACCGATCCAAAACACACTTGGGAGGTCATTAAAAACTTTAAAGGGGGTACCGCGCTCTTTACGCAGCCAACAACCCCCATTAAATGTGGCGGGGCGCCCCAAAAGATCATGTACCTGGCAGAAAGCTATTTTCGAAAGAGCGGTGTACGCCCGAAAACGGATGTGCTATTTGCCACCTCAGGTACGGTAATTTTCGGGGTCAAGCAGGTGGCCAAAACCTTAATGAAGGTGGTGGATAGAAAGGACATCAATTTAAGGTTCTACCATAAACTGGTTGCCGTAGATGGCGAAAAGCAAATTGCTTGGTACGAAATGGGAAAGGATATTACCGCGGGCGGATGTGTCGTCATGTCCGGTGAAGACGACAGCGAATGCCTGGACGAATCGTTTCAATACAATTACAAGGATGTAGAGGTAAGCCAAGACGGTGATCGGTACGGCATTCACTACGATATGCTGCATACCGCCCCTCCCTCCGTGGCGCCCCAATTCGTAAGGGAGTCCCCTTTGGTAAACGAAGCGGGTTGGGTCGACGTCGATCCCAAGACCATGCAGCACAAGAAATACCCTAATATTTTCAGTTTGGGGGATGTTTCTTCCCTACCAACGGCCAAAACGGGTGCCGCCATTCGCAAGCAGGCACCGATAGTCGTCGACAATATCGATACCTTGATCAAGACCAAGCACAAGGGCAATAAGTCTTACAATGGGTATTCTTCATGTCCCTTGGTAACCGACTATGGAAAAATGGTCTTGGCAGAATTTGACTACAATAACAATTTTACTCCAGACCCAAAACTCAAAAACCTGTTGATCAAGGACAGCTCAAAGGAACATTGGAGGCTTTGGATGCTCAAAAAATACGGTTTGCCCTATCTGTATTGGAACAAGATGATGAAAGGCAAGGATGTCTAA
- a CDS encoding ATP-binding cassette domain-containing protein: MVQTDNLTFHYKKAEHTFRFPNIALKEQEHLLILGKSGIGKTTLLHLLAGLLKPASGALVIDEVAINSLSHSELDKFRGQNIGLVFQKSHAVRSLNVLDNLKARLFFSKKSINHTIIDSLLEQLDLTETKKKQINELSEGQLQRLGIAMAVVHNPQVILADEPTSNLDDENCMAVLQLLQQQAGKNRANLIVITHDIRIKSAFKNVITL, from the coding sequence ATGGTTCAAACAGACAATCTCACATTCCATTACAAAAAAGCGGAACATACGTTCCGCTTTCCAAACATCGCTTTAAAAGAGCAAGAGCATTTGCTGATTTTAGGAAAATCCGGAATAGGTAAAACAACACTACTCCATCTTTTGGCAGGCCTTTTAAAACCCGCCAGTGGTGCACTAGTAATTGATGAAGTAGCTATCAACTCACTATCTCATTCGGAATTGGATAAATTCAGGGGACAAAATATTGGGCTTGTATTTCAAAAAAGTCATGCTGTCAGGTCTTTAAATGTTCTTGATAATCTAAAGGCACGCCTTTTTTTTAGCAAAAAATCCATCAACCATACTATAATCGATTCATTATTGGAGCAATTGGATTTAACCGAAACTAAAAAGAAACAGATCAATGAACTCAGCGAAGGTCAACTACAGCGTCTAGGAATTGCTATGGCCGTAGTACATAACCCTCAAGTTATTTTGGCCGATGAGCCTACCTCTAACCTAGATGATGAAAACTGTATGGCCGTATTACAATTGTTACAACAACAGGCCGGAAAAAATCGAGCAAATTTGATAGTCATTACCCATGATATCAGAATTAAGTCTGCGTTCAAAAATGTAATTACGCTATGA